The Felis catus isolate Fca126 chromosome X, F.catus_Fca126_mat1.0, whole genome shotgun sequence genome includes a region encoding these proteins:
- the LOC101095239 gene encoding 40-kDa huntingtin-associated protein encodes MAASAPGLGGAAGPGPEAGDFLARYRQVSSKLKKRFLRKPNVAEAGEQFGQLGRELRAQECLPYAAWCQLAVARCQQALFHGPGEALALTEAARLFLRQERDARQRLACPAAYGEPLQAAANALGAAVRLHLELGQPAAAAALCLELAAALRDLGQPAAAAGHFQRAAHLQLPQLPLAALQALGDAASCQLLARDYNGALAVFTRMQRLAREHGSHPVPPPPPPPPPPPPPGPQVGPGAAPALPAALLPANGGPAPAPSPATLGAFSDVLVRCEVSRVLLLLLLQPPPAKLLPEHAHTLEKYSWEAFDGHGQESGGQLPDELFLLLQSLVMATHEKDTEAVKSLQVEMWPLLSAEQNHLLHLVLQETVSPSGQGI; translated from the coding sequence ATGGCGGCGTCCGCGCCCGGCCTGGGCGGCGCTGCGGGCCCGGGCCCCGAGGCCGGGGACTTCTTGGCGCGGTACCGCCAGGTGTCGAGCAAGCTGAAGAAGCGGTTCCTGCGGAAGCCCAACGTGGCGGAGGCGGGCGAGCAGTTCGGGCAGCTGGGCCGGGAGCTGCGCGCCCAGGAGTGCCTGCCCTACGCGGCCTGGTGCCAGCTGGCGGTGGCGCGCTGCCAGCAGGCGCTCTTCCACGGGCCTGGGGAGGCGCTGGCGCTCACCGAGGCCGCCCGCCTCTTCCTGCGGCAGGAGCGCGACGCGCGCCAGCGACTCGCCTGCCCGGCGGCCTACGGGGAGCCGCTGCAGGCCGCCGCCAACGCCCTGGGCGCCGCCGTGCGCCTGCACCTCGAGCTGGGCCagccggccgccgccgccgccctctgCCTGGAGCTGGCCGCCGCCCTGCGCGACCTGGGCCagccggccgccgccgccggccaCTTCCAGCGCGCCGCCCACCTGCAGCTCCCGCAGCTGCCCCTGGCCGCGCTGCAGGCGCTTGGCGACGCCGCCTCCTGCCAGCTGCTGGCGCGCGACTACAACGGCGCCCTGGCGGTCTTCACGCGCATGCAGCGCCTGGCGCGGGAGCACGGCAGCCACCCggtgccgccgccgcccccgccgcccccgccgccgccgcctccggggCCACAGGTCGGGCCCGGCGCGGCCCCGGCCCTGCCCGCCGCGCTGCTCCCTGCGAACGGCGGCCCTGCGCCCGCGCCCTCTCCCGCCACGCTGGGCGCCTTCTCCGACGTGCTGGTCCGCTGCGAGGTGTCCCgcgtgctgctgctgctgctgctgcaacCGCCGCCCGCCAAGCTCCTGCCGGAGCACGCCCACACTCTGGAGAAGTACTCCTGGGAGGCTTTCGACGGCCACGGGCAGGAGAGCGGCGGCCAGCTTCCTGACGAGCTGTTCCTGCTGCTGCAGTCCTTGGTCATGGCCACCCACGAAAAGGACACGGAAGCCGTCAAGTCGCTGCAAGTGGAGATGTGGCCACTGTTGAGTGCCGAGCAGAACCACCTCCTTCACCTGGTTCTGCAAGAAACCGTCTCCCCCTCGGGACAGGGCATCTGA
- the LOC101098042 gene encoding histone H2A-Bbd type 2/3-like: protein MPVRRSRRGSSSGQSRVRSRTARAELTFSVSHMERLLREGRYSQRLGASAPIFLAAVIQSLTAKVLELAGIEARNSGRRLITPDVLDMVVHNHPLLSAFFQSTIISQAVPGWY, encoded by the coding sequence ATGCCTGTGAGGAGGAGCCGTCGAGGGTCGTCCAGTGGCCAGAGCCGGGTCCGCTCCCGCACTGCCCGAGCCGAGTTGACGTTCTCCGTGAGCCACATGGAGCGCCTCCTGCGGGAGGGCCGCTACTCGCAGCGCCTGGGCGCGTCCGCCCCGATCTTCCTAGCGGCCGTCATCCAGTCCCTGACGGCCAAGGTCCTGGAGCTGGCCGGCATCGAGGCCCGGAACAGCGGCAGGAGGCTCATCACCCCGGATGTCCTGGACATGGTGGTCCACAACCACCCGCTGCTCAGCGCCTTCTTCCAGTCCACCATCATCTCCCAGGCGGTCCCGGGCTGGTACTAG